Within the Glycine max cultivar Williams 82 chromosome 12, Glycine_max_v4.0, whole genome shotgun sequence genome, the region aaaaacgCATACATACAAGGTTAACAAATCTATCTCCTTTGATTTTAGCTAGGGACAattggtcaattttttttagtacttcTTTTGAGTCAAAGGAGaagataggaaaaaaaaagaaatagaataaaGCGAAGCAAATGCAATGAACCAACAATGGAATTTATAGTCAAGTCGAAGAAAGTCCCATAGATGGAGCCCTCTTGGGCACACCCTAACGTGATCTAGAATTTTCATGTTAGCTGTGATGCCCCAAAATGTAATCCAAACCCTTCAGAGATATTTGTAAACAGAGAGCTTGTAAGAGAATTACACATAGCCAAAATTCCTGCTCCCAATGAATTATCAAACTGCCACATACCCTCTTTTGCATGCTGATCCCAAATGCTACGCAGCCACGCCATCTCCTTCAATGTCCCCACACCCCATCCTTGACACCCTTTCTCTCTCAtctcactttctctctcctcaaCCACCCTATATAACTCACCCCTTTGTTTCCCTCCACATTAACACATCATACACTCACCATTGTGTTGAGACacactctctttctttcttgttattctctttctctttcatcatttggcttaaaacacacacacaaaaggtGGCCAAAATGAGCAGTGTCTGTGCCAAGCAGCACAAGTTTTACCCCTCTCACCAACTCCTTTCTCCAAAGAAAACCCTCAGAGAAATTGACATCCCTCCAAGGAAGCTCCTCACTCGCCGTGCCGCCGCATGCGTCGGCGGCACCGACGTGTACTCCTCCGAGGAGACCATGCTGCAAAAGTTCCTCCCTTCCAACGATTCTGACGAGGACGACCCTTACTCCTCAGACCACTTCCGGATGTTCGAGTTCAAGGTCCGCCGGTGCACCCGAAGCCGGAGCCACGACTGGACCGACTGCCCCTTCGCCCATCCGGGTGAAAAGGCACGCCGCCGTGACCCACGGCGGTATCACTACTCAGGAACAGTCTGTCCTGAGTATCCCCGCGGAGGGTGCAGCCGTGGCGATGCATGCGAATACGCCCATGGCGTGTTCGAATGCTGGCTGCACCCTTCCAGGTACAGAACGGAGGCCTGTAAGGATGGCAGGAACTGCAAGAGAAAGGTGTGTTTTTTCGCACACACCCCTCGCCAGCTGAGAATTTTGCCGGTAACAACATCTTCACCCTCTTCAAATGAcatgccatgcaagaagaacctTAACAAACTCTTAAACCATGCTTCAAaatcaaacaacaacaacaacaacaactgttGTTTGTTTTGCCATTGTGGTGCTTCCTCTTCAGTTTCTCCAACCTCCACACTCTTCGGCATGTCGCATTTCTCGCCACCAGTATCAccatcctcgtcctcttcaccACCTCCTTCTCCATTGAAACCCCGAAGCGTGGTTTCTCCTATTTCTCCAATTTCCCGTTACAGTGCTGTGAATATGAACCCTCATCACGGGGTGGTGAGTTACAAAGACATGTTCGCTGAGTTGGTGAATTCTTTGGAGGGTTTGAGTTTCAACGAGGGTTCTCCTGTTTCTGGTGCTAAAGCACCGAACTTTCCTTGGCTTGATGTTTCTCTTGAggaacagcaacaacaacaaaatcctttcattgtttcttcttttgGCTGCGAAGATAAACAGAACCAGTTTATTTTTTCACCACCGTCCATTCAGACACCGACAAATGGGAAGTTCTGTCGCAACAGATTCATGGGCAACGACAACAAGGTTGTCGGTGGTGCTGACGTTAATGGCCCAGATCTCGCGTGGGTGAACGAGTTGCTGATGTAATAGGTGAAAGATGGTGACGACGAAAATTAATGGTAGTGATCGATGACTCATATCAGTGAATGAAAGTGTAAATACAGCAgagaaacattaaaaaaaaaaaaaaacgtctcTGGCGTATCTATTGTCATTGTTAATTACTATTGCTTAATTAAGGTTTCATTGCTTTCTGAATTTGTTGTTAAGTTTGAGACAATTTATGTAATTTGGATTTCATCTTGTTTTTAATGTATAAGGGAATATTTTGACTcattgttggtgttttttttctctttttttttttaaaaaaaatattggctttatttttatgtactcagtggtggtggtggaaacTATAATGTGGTAAACCTACCCTGGAGAAGCAAATTCTTTGGGATGggaaataatgataatttggTGTTGTGTTGGCCTTTACAAGTACAGAAAGTGGATTCCAAGACATGGCAAGCATGCAATATCTTTGTCGTGGCAACACATCATCACATTGAAACAATTTTAGAATTTCTTTTATCGGCTATGGATAAAGATAATTTCGGAAATTTTAGATTCTTTGAGCATCATTTCGTTAAGATCGAATATGGAAAATTTTGTAAGCGATGGACATTTAATTGTGGAACCACAATGTGAGCACGCAAATTGTTAATTGGTGAAGTCAATTGAGAATTAAATTGGAGACGCCCGAAAGGGAAAGTAAAGTATTTTTACAGGTGTAAATTTAAACATTGGCATCCTTTGTTTAGTAAGGATGTTATAAATTCTTTGACGGTCATTGTCGTTGATtcagcaaggaaaaaaaaattgaaagaaaaccACAAGGTAAAATCTAGCACGTTTTGCTGTTTTATTGCTCTATTGCCTAACAAGATATTGTGTTTTAT harbors:
- the LOC100787049 gene encoding zinc finger CCCH domain-containing protein 2, with the protein product MSSVCAKQHKFYPSHQLLSPKKTLREIDIPPRKLLTRRAAACVGGTDVYSSEETMLQKFLPSNDSDEDDPYSSDHFRMFEFKVRRCTRSRSHDWTDCPFAHPGEKARRRDPRRYHYSGTVCPEYPRGGCSRGDACEYAHGVFECWLHPSRYRTEACKDGRNCKRKVCFFAHTPRQLRILPVTTSSPSSNDMPCKKNLNKLLNHASKSNNNNNNNCCLFCHCGASSSVSPTSTLFGMSHFSPPVSPSSSSSPPPSPLKPRSVVSPISPISRYSAVNMNPHHGVVSYKDMFAELVNSLEGLSFNEGSPVSGAKAPNFPWLDVSLEEQQQQQNPFIVSSFGCEDKQNQFIFSPPSIQTPTNGKFCRNRFMGNDNKVVGGADVNGPDLAWVNELLM